One segment of Chionomys nivalis chromosome 1, mChiNiv1.1, whole genome shotgun sequence DNA contains the following:
- the LOC130881651 gene encoding 60S ribosomal protein L14 yields MVFRRFVEVGRVAYVSFGPHAGKLVAIVDVIDQNRALVDGPCTRVRRQAMPFKCMQLTDFILKFPHSARQKYVRKAWEKADINTKWAATRWAKKIDARERKAKMTDFDRFKVMKAKKMRNRIIKTEVKKLQRAAILKASPKKAPVAKAAIAAAAAAAAKGKVPPKKATGPAKKAAGQKASGQKAAPPAKGQKGQKTPAQKAPSSKAAGKKA; encoded by the coding sequence ATGGTGTTCCGGCGCTTCGTGGAGGTTGGCCGGGTGGCCTACGTCTCCTTTGGGCCTCATGCTGGAAAGCTGGTCGCGATTGTCGATGTTATTGATCAGAACCGGGCTCTGGTGGATGGACCCTGCACTCGGGTGAGGAGACAGGCCATGCCTTTCAAATGCATGCAGCTCACTGACTTCATCCTCAAGTTCCCACACAGTGCCCGACAGAAGTATGTGCGAAAAGCTTGGGAGAAGGCGGATATCAATACGAAATGGGCAGCTACAAGATGGGCCAAGAAGATTGATGCCAGGGAAAGGAAAGCCAAGATGACAGATTTTGATCGTTTCAAAGTCATGAAGGCAAAGAAAATGAGGAACAGAATCATCAAGACTGAAGTCAAGAAACTACAGAGAGCAGCTATCCTGAAAGCCTCTCCCAAAAAGGCACCTGTTGCTAAGGCTGCCAttgcagctgcagcagctgctgctgctaaGGGTAAAGTTCCACCCAAGAAGGCGACAGGACCCGCCAAGaaggctgcaggccagaaggctTCAGGCCAGAAGGCAGCACCTCCCGCTAAAGGTCAGAAGGGTCAGAAGACCCCAGCCCAGAAAGCGCCTTCTTCAAAAGCAGCTGGCAAGAAAGCGTGA